Proteins from a single region of Helicoverpa armigera isolate CAAS_96S chromosome 21, ASM3070526v1, whole genome shotgun sequence:
- the LOC110376040 gene encoding uncharacterized protein LOC110376040, with protein MPLLRLTTGTFGQLRTFATSPALGKRVKTFAVYRWNPDEPDKKPYTQNYEVDLDDCAPMVLDALLKIKNEMDPTLTFRRSCREGVCGSCAMNIDGVNTLACISHIDTNLSKPSKIYPLPHMYVVKDLVPDLTNFYRQYQSIEPWLQRDKEAAKGKETQLLQDVEDRAKLDGLYECVLCACCSTSCPSYWWNGDKYLGPAVLMQAYRWIIDSRDDATDKRLSKLKDTYSVYRCHTIMNCTRTCPKGLNPGRAIAQIKTLLSGIVKKQPPIMDPAGLEKQAAHN; from the coding sequence atGCCGCTGCTGAGGTTGACAACGGGTACTTTCGGCCAGCTACGCACTTTCGCGACGTCACCAGCCCTTGGGAAGAGAGTGAAAACCTTCGCCGTGTACCGCTGGAATCCCGATGAGCCCGACAAGAAGCCCTACACCCAGAATTATGAGGTGGATTTGGACGATTGCGCGCCCATGGTGTTGGACGCCttgctgaaaattaaaaatgaaatggaCCCGACGCTGACATTCAGGCGCTCATGCCGCGAGGGTGTGTGTGGTTCCTGTGCCATGAACATCGACGGTGTCAACACACTGGCGTGCATCAGCCACATCGACACGAACTTGAGCAAGCCTTCCAAAATCTACCCATTGCCTCATATGTACGTGGTAAAAGACCTCGTGCCGGATCTGACGAACTTTTACCGCCAGTACCAGTCGATAGAGCCGTGGCTGCAGCGCGACAAGGAGGCGGCTAAAGGTAAGGAGACTCAGCTGCTGCAGGACGTCGAGGACCGCGCCAAGTTGGACGGACTCTACGAGTGCGTGCTGTGCGCCTGCTGCTCCACCAGCTGTCCCTCGTACTGGTGGAACGGCGACAAGTACCTCGGCCCCGCAGTGCTCATGCAGGCCTACAGGTGGATCATCGACTCCCGTGACGACGCCACTGACAAACGTCTCTCCAAGCTTAAGGACACATACTCTGTGTACCGGTGTCACACCATCATGAACTGCACACGAACATGCCCCAAGGGCCTGAACCCTGGCCGTGCTATTGCCCAGATCAAGACCCTGCTGTCAGGTATTGTCAAGAAGCAGCCACCGATCATGGACCCCGCAGGTCTTGAGAAGCAGGCAGCCCACAACTAA
- the LOC110376044 gene encoding claspin, which yields MKNASSLKSNAINSPKTPGGISKSLLTPCRRVGLSRNWKNKGPSPFISPLSGTPQEVKEEKVETRKRKQRILEDNVEKTPETCTADPDEVELEQSNDIDKTPSRNVELPRRKKSKTLLASINKSQEDISTHSDVTNENTTVAVDETISLKEIGQNDENIEEVATPVRTKSKKSKKRSPSLKVSTKIAKTDPKPIIDTQDKASTDTPDKSSAAATDMVYQVKEKSPNDLRKECIVVIQRKIFKKTEDSVKEEVKDAKSSSQALFDSDSDEVPLKQLNKESKNKADSVTEHKQIDNKTEPIIPNEDDDFIDKSTKINTIKNKDSKPSKNKLKTSKNTKTKPEKVKEQPKPSSQSSFDDDDDFDNSKKTILIRKTYEKVSKPLKAKSTGSITQKDIDELRARIEMKKKLLLAQSINPDTEELRTLIKKWQKGCQNALIELLDLMKTKLHDKQDMDYSQMLQTLKIPPSLVGYDAENDCFNEPNDASIILGQFEGI from the coding sequence ATGAAGAATGCATCATCATTGAAGTCTAATGCTATTAATTCGCCGAAGACACCAGGCGGCATAAGCAAGTCTCTACTGACTCCGTGTCGAAGAGTTGGGTTGTCACGAAATTGGAAAAACAAAGGGCCTTCGCCGTTCATATCACCTTTGTCTGGCACTCCTCAAGAAGTAAAGGAAGAGAAGGTTGAGACCAGGAAGCGGAAACAACGTATATTGGAggataatgttgaaaaaacacCTGAAACTTGTACTGCTGACCCTGACGAAGTGGAACTTGAACAAAGCAATGATATAGACAAAACTCCATCTAGAAATGTAGAATTACCTCGTAGAAAGAAATCTAAGACACTTTTAgcatctataaataaatctcaAGAGGATATAAGTACTCACTCAGATGTAACTAATGAAAATACTACTGTAGCTGTAGATGAAACCATTTCTTTGAAAGAAATAGGGCAAAATGACGAAAACATTGAAGAAGTAGCAACTCCTGTAAGAACCAAGTCTAAAAAAAGCAAGAAAAGGTCCCCAAGCCTGAAAGTAAGTACAAAAATTGCTAAAACTGATCCAAAACCAATTATTGATACACAAGATAAGGCTAGTACTGATACTCCTGATAAAAGTTCTGCAGCAGCCACAGATATGGTTTACCAAGTCAAAGAAAAGAGTCCCAATGACCTTAGAAAAGAATGCATAGTTGtgatacaaagaaaaatatttaagaaaacagAAGATTCTGTGAAAGAAGAAGTTAAAGACGCAAAATCTTCCTCTCAAGCATTATTTGATTCAGACTCGGATGAGGTGCCTTTAAAACAACTTAACaaagaaagtaaaaacaaaGCTGATAGTGTAACTGAACATAAACAAATAGATAATAAGACAGAGCCTATAATACCAaatgaagatgatgatttcaTAGACAAATCTACTAAAATcaacacaattaaaaataaagacagcAAACCTTCAAAGAATAAACTAAAAACCAGCAAAAATACCAAAACCAAACCAGAAAAAGTCAAAGAACAGCCCAAACCATCATCACAATCCTCTtttgatgacgatgatgatttTGATAACAGTAAAAAAACTATACTTATAAGAAAGACTTATGAGAAAGTTAGTAAGCCATTGAAAGCTAAATCAACTGGCTCCATAACTCAGAAAGATATTGATGAACTTAGAGCTCGGATAGAAATGAAGAAGAAATTGCTGTTAGCTCAATCTATCAATCCTGATACTGAGGAACTCAGAACTCTAATAAAGAAATGGCAAAAAGGATGCCAGAATGCCTTAATAGAATTATTAGATTTAATGAAAACCAAACTCCATGATAAACAGGATATGGACTACTCCCAAATGTTGCAAACGTTGAAAATTCCACCTTCCTTAGTTGGATATGACGCAGAAAATGATTGTTTTAATGAACCCAATGATGCCAGTATCATTCTAGGCCAGTTTGAAGGCATATAG
- the LOC110376034 gene encoding small ribosomal subunit protein bS18m — protein MALMKTLLTRFVLPTSSRATAVRFSSTEAKLTTSDDSPVEMENPYKKERRQCILCKLNIKPDYKNYRLLSQFQSPYTGRIYGRHITGLCKAKQDLVENEIKKAQNCALMPYYYKEKVFLKDPKLFDPENPIRSHRF, from the exons ATGGCTTTAATGAAAACACTATTGACTCGATTCGTTT tgcCAACCTCGTCCAGAGCAACTGCCGTCAGATTTTCATCTACCGAAGCAAAATTAACAACCTCTGATGACAGCCCAGTGGAAATGGAGAACCCTTACAAAAAGGAGCGTCGCCAGTGCATTCTttgtaaactaaatataaaacccGACTACAAAAACTATAGATTACTGTCTCAATTCCAGAGCCCTTACACGGGACGCATTTACGGCCGACATATTACTGGTTTATGTAAAGCTAAGCAAGATTTGGTcgaaaatgagatcaagaaggCACAGAACTGTGCTCTTATGCCTTATTACTATAAAGAAAAGGTCTTCCTAAAGGATCCTAAACTCTTTGACCCCGAAAATCCCATCCGATCCCATAGATTCTAA